In one Pseudomonas sp. R84 genomic region, the following are encoded:
- the carA gene encoding glutamine-hydrolyzing carbamoyl-phosphate synthase small subunit: MTKPAILALADGSIFRGEAIGADGQTVGEVVFNTAMTGYQEILTDPSYAQQIVTLTYPHIGNTGTTPEDAESDRVWSAGLVIRDLPLVASNWRNTMSLSDYLKANNVVAIAGIDTRRLTRILREKGAQNGCIMAGDNISEEAAIAAAQGFPGLKGMDLAKVVSTKTQYEWRSTVWDLKTDSHATIDASELPYHVVAYDYGVKVNILRMLVERGCRVTVVPAQTPAADVLALKPDGVFLSNGPGDPEPCDYAIKAIKEVLETEIPVFGICLGHQLLALASGAKTLKMGHGHHGANHPVQDLDTGVVMITSQNHGFAVDEETLPANVRAIHKSLFDGTLQGIERTDKSAFSFQGHPEASPGPNDVAPLFDRFINEMAKRR, from the coding sequence TTGACTAAGCCAGCCATACTTGCCCTTGCTGATGGCAGCATTTTTCGCGGCGAAGCCATTGGTGCCGACGGTCAAACCGTTGGTGAGGTGGTGTTCAACACCGCAATGACCGGCTATCAGGAAATCCTTACCGATCCTTCCTACGCCCAACAGATCGTTACCCTGACTTACCCGCACATCGGCAACACCGGCACCACTCCGGAAGATGCCGAGTCCGACCGCGTCTGGTCCGCTGGCCTGGTCATCCGTGACCTGCCGCTGGTAGCGAGCAACTGGCGTAACACGATGTCCCTGTCCGACTACCTGAAAGCCAACAACGTTGTGGCCATCGCCGGTATCGACACCCGTCGCCTGACCCGTATCCTGCGTGAAAAAGGCGCTCAGAACGGCTGCATCATGGCCGGCGACAACATCTCCGAAGAAGCGGCCATCGCCGCTGCGCAAGGCTTCCCGGGCCTGAAAGGCATGGACCTGGCGAAAGTCGTCAGCACCAAGACCCAATACGAATGGCGCTCGACTGTCTGGGATCTGAAGACCGACAGCCACGCGACCATCGACGCTTCCGAGCTGCCTTACCACGTGGTTGCTTACGACTACGGCGTCAAGGTCAACATCCTGCGCATGCTGGTCGAGCGCGGCTGCCGCGTCACCGTGGTGCCGGCTCAGACCCCGGCCGCTGATGTGCTGGCACTGAAGCCGGACGGCGTGTTCCTGTCCAACGGCCCGGGTGACCCGGAGCCATGCGACTACGCGATCAAGGCGATCAAGGAAGTGCTGGAAACCGAAATTCCGGTATTCGGCATCTGCCTCGGTCACCAACTGCTGGCTCTGGCCTCCGGCGCCAAGACCCTGAAAATGGGCCATGGCCACCACGGTGCCAACCACCCGGTGCAGGATCTGGACACTGGCGTGGTGATGATCACCAGCCAGAACCACGGCTTCGCGGTCGACGAAGAAACCCTGCCAGCCAATGTGCGTGCGATCCACAAATCGCTGTTCGACGGCACCCTGCAAGGCATCGAGCGCACCGACAAGAGCGCGTTCAGCTTCCAGGGCCACCCTGAAGCGAGCCCCGGCCCGAACGATGTCGCGCCACTGTTCGACCGCTTCATCAACGAGATGGCCAAGCGACGCTAA
- the carB gene encoding carbamoyl-phosphate synthase large subunit, which produces MPKRTDIKSILILGAGPIVIGQACEFDYSGAQACKALREEGYRVILVNSNPATIMTDPDMADATYIEPIKWQTVAKIIEKERPDAVLPTMGGQTALNCALDLEREGVLEKFGVEMIGANADTIDKAEDRSRFDKAMKSIGLACPRSGIAHSMEEANAVLETLGFPCIIRPSFTMGGTGGGIAYNREEFEEICARGLDLSPTKELLIDESLIGWKEYEMEVVRDKKDNCIIVCSIENFDPMGVHTGDSITVAPAQTLTDKEYQILRNASLAVLREIGVETGGSNVQFGICPNTGRMVVIEMNPRVSRSSALASKATGFPIAKVAAKLAVGYTLDELSNDITGGKTPASFEPSIDYVVTKLPRFAFEKFAKADARLTTQMKSVGEVMAIGRTFQESLQKALRGLEVGVCGLDEKLDLSNPESMSVLKRELTVPGAERIWYVADAFRAGMTVEEIFGMNMIDPWFLVQIEDLIKDEEKVKTLGLSAIDRDLMYKLKRKGFSDQRLAKLLGVTEKNLRTHRHKLEVFPVYKRVDTCAAEFATDTAYLYSTYEEECEAAPSGRDKIMILGGGPNRIGQGIEFDYCCVHAALALREDGYETIMVNCNPETVSTDYDTSDRLYFESVTLEDVLEICRVEKPKGVIVQYGGQTPLKLARALEAAGVPIIGTSPDAIDRAEDRERFQQMVERLNLRQPPNATVRSEDEAIRAASKIGYPLVVRPSYVLGGRAMEIVYEEEELKRYLRDAVKVSNDSPVLLDHFLNCAIEMDVDAVCDGKDVVIGAIMQHIEQAGVHSGDSACSLPPYSLPAHIQDEMREQVKKMALELGVVGLMNVQLALQGEDIYVIEVNPRASRTVPFVSKCIGVSLAMIAARVMAGKTLKEIGFTKEIIPNFYSVKEAVFPFAKFPGVDPILGPEMKSTGEVMGVGDTFGEAFAKAQMGASEVLPTGGTAFISVRDDDKPLVAGVARDLINLGFEVVATAGTAKLIEAAGLKVRRVNKVTEGRPHVVDMIKNDEVTLIINTTEGRQSIADSYSIRRNALQHKIYCTTTIAAGEAICEALKFGPEKTVRRLQDLHAGLKA; this is translated from the coding sequence ATGCCAAAACGTACAGACATTAAAAGCATCCTGATTCTCGGCGCTGGCCCGATCGTTATCGGCCAGGCCTGCGAATTCGACTACTCCGGCGCCCAGGCCTGCAAAGCCCTGCGCGAAGAGGGTTACCGCGTCATCCTGGTGAACTCCAACCCGGCCACCATCATGACCGACCCGGACATGGCCGACGCCACCTACATCGAACCGATCAAGTGGCAGACCGTTGCCAAGATCATCGAAAAAGAACGTCCGGACGCGGTGCTGCCAACCATGGGCGGCCAGACCGCTCTGAACTGCGCCCTGGACCTCGAACGCGAAGGCGTTCTGGAAAAGTTCGGCGTAGAAATGATCGGCGCCAACGCTGACACCATCGACAAGGCTGAAGACCGTTCGCGTTTCGACAAGGCGATGAAATCCATCGGCCTGGCGTGCCCGCGTTCCGGTATCGCCCACAGCATGGAAGAGGCCAACGCGGTTCTCGAAACCCTCGGCTTCCCGTGCATCATTCGTCCGTCCTTCACCATGGGCGGCACCGGTGGCGGTATCGCTTACAACCGTGAAGAGTTCGAAGAAATCTGCGCCCGTGGTCTGGACCTGTCGCCGACCAAAGAGCTGCTGATCGACGAATCGCTGATCGGCTGGAAAGAATATGAAATGGAAGTTGTCCGCGACAAAAAGGACAACTGCATCATCGTCTGCTCGATCGAAAACTTCGACCCGATGGGCGTGCACACCGGTGACTCGATCACCGTTGCTCCAGCGCAAACCCTGACCGACAAGGAATACCAGATCCTGCGTAACGCCTCCCTGGCGGTACTGCGCGAGATCGGCGTCGAGACTGGCGGCTCCAACGTTCAATTCGGTATCTGCCCGAACACTGGCCGCATGGTCGTGATCGAGATGAACCCGCGCGTATCGCGTTCCTCGGCCCTGGCTTCGAAAGCCACCGGTTTCCCGATTGCAAAAGTCGCGGCCAAACTGGCTGTGGGCTACACCCTCGACGAACTGTCGAACGACATCACCGGCGGCAAGACTCCGGCGTCCTTCGAGCCGTCGATCGACTACGTTGTGACCAAGCTGCCGCGCTTTGCCTTCGAGAAATTCGCCAAGGCTGACGCGCGACTGACCACTCAGATGAAGTCGGTTGGTGAAGTCATGGCCATCGGCCGTACCTTCCAGGAATCCCTGCAGAAAGCTCTGCGCGGTCTGGAAGTCGGCGTTTGCGGTCTGGACGAGAAGCTCGACCTGAGCAACCCGGAAAGCATGAGCGTGCTCAAGCGCGAACTGACCGTGCCGGGCGCCGAGCGTATCTGGTACGTGGCGGACGCTTTCCGCGCCGGCATGACCGTCGAAGAAATCTTCGGCATGAACATGATCGACCCTTGGTTCCTGGTACAGATCGAAGATCTGATCAAGGACGAAGAGAAGGTCAAGACCCTCGGTCTGTCCGCGATCGACCGCGACCTGATGTACAAGCTCAAGCGCAAAGGCTTCTCCGATCAGCGTCTGGCCAAGCTGCTGGGTGTGACCGAAAAGAACCTGCGCACGCACCGTCACAAGCTGGAAGTGTTCCCGGTTTACAAGCGCGTTGACACCTGCGCCGCCGAGTTCGCCACCGACACCGCATACCTCTACTCGACTTACGAGGAAGAGTGCGAAGCCGCGCCTTCGGGTCGCGACAAGATCATGATTCTGGGTGGCGGTCCGAACCGTATCGGCCAGGGCATCGAGTTCGACTACTGCTGCGTGCACGCCGCCCTCGCTCTGCGCGAAGACGGCTACGAAACCATCATGGTCAACTGCAACCCGGAAACCGTTTCCACTGACTACGACACTTCCGACCGTCTGTACTTCGAATCGGTAACCCTCGAAGACGTGCTGGAAATCTGCCGCGTCGAGAAGCCGAAAGGCGTGATCGTCCAGTACGGTGGTCAGACTCCGCTGAAACTGGCGCGTGCCCTGGAAGCGGCTGGCGTGCCAATCATCGGCACCAGCCCTGACGCTATCGACCGTGCCGAAGACCGTGAGCGCTTCCAGCAAATGGTTGAGCGCCTGAACCTGCGTCAGCCGCCAAATGCCACCGTGCGCAGCGAAGACGAAGCGATTCGTGCCGCCAGCAAGATCGGCTACCCGCTGGTAGTGCGCCCATCCTATGTCCTGGGTGGTCGCGCGATGGAAATCGTTTACGAAGAAGAAGAGCTCAAGCGCTACCTGCGTGACGCGGTGAAAGTGTCCAACGACAGCCCGGTGCTGCTCGACCACTTCCTCAACTGCGCCATCGAGATGGACGTGGATGCGGTCTGCGACGGCAAAGACGTGGTGATCGGCGCGATCATGCAGCACATCGAACAGGCTGGCGTTCACTCCGGTGACTCCGCTTGCTCGCTGCCGCCGTACTCGCTGCCGGCGCACATCCAGGACGAGATGCGCGAACAGGTCAAGAAAATGGCTCTGGAACTGGGCGTTGTCGGCCTGATGAACGTGCAGTTGGCTTTGCAGGGCGAAGACATCTACGTCATCGAAGTCAACCCGCGCGCTTCGCGTACCGTACCGTTCGTGTCGAAGTGCATCGGTGTCTCCCTGGCCATGATCGCTGCCCGCGTGATGGCTGGTAAGACCCTGAAAGAAATTGGCTTCACCAAGGAAATCATCCCGAACTTCTACAGCGTGAAAGAGGCGGTGTTCCCGTTCGCCAAATTCCCTGGCGTTGACCCGATCCTCGGCCCAGAGATGAAGTCGACCGGTGAAGTGATGGGCGTCGGCGACACCTTCGGTGAAGCATTCGCCAAAGCCCAGATGGGCGCCAGCGAAGTGCTGCCGACCGGCGGTACTGCGTTCATCAGCGTTCGCGACGATGACAAGCCTCTGGTTGCAGGCGTGGCCCGCGATCTGATCAACTTGGGTTTCGAAGTGGTTGCCACTGCCGGTACTGCCAAGCTAATCGAAGCCGCAGGCCTGAAAGTGCGCCGTGTGAACAAGGTGACCGAGGGTCGTCCGCACGTGGTCGACATGATCAAGAATGACGAAGTCACCCTGATCATCAACACCACCGAAGGTCGTCAGTCGATCGCTGATTCGTACTCCATTCGTCGTAATGCCTTGCAGCACAAGATTTACTGCACCACCACTATTGCTGCTGGCGAAGCTATCTGTGAAGCGCTGAAGTTCGGTCCGGAAAAGACCGTGCGTCGCTTGCAGGATCTACACGCAGGATTGAAGGCATGA
- the greA gene encoding transcription elongation factor GreA encodes MIKYPMTVQGAKALEEEHAHLTKVVRPKLSQDIGTARELGDLKENAEYHAAREQQGMVEARIRDIEGRIQNQVIIDVTSIPHTGKVIFGTTVEIANVETDESVTYHIVGEDEADFKLGKISVGSPLARALIGKEEGDVVAVKTPSGVIEYEIVEVRHI; translated from the coding sequence ATGATCAAATACCCAATGACTGTCCAGGGCGCTAAAGCCCTGGAAGAAGAACACGCTCACCTGACCAAGGTCGTTCGTCCGAAGCTCAGCCAGGACATCGGTACGGCCCGCGAGTTGGGTGACTTGAAAGAAAACGCTGAATACCATGCCGCACGCGAACAGCAGGGCATGGTCGAAGCGCGGATTCGTGATATCGAAGGCCGGATTCAGAATCAGGTCATCATTGACGTCACGTCGATTCCGCACACCGGCAAAGTGATTTTCGGTACTACCGTCGAAATCGCCAACGTCGAGACCGATGAAAGCGTCACTTACCACATCGTGGGTGAGGATGAGGCTGACTTCAAACTCGGCAAGATTTCGGTTGGCTCGCCTTTGGCCCGTGCCTTGATTGGCAAGGAAGAGGGCGATGTGGTCGCCGTGAAAACGCCGAGCGGCGTGATCGAGTACGAGATTGTCGAAGTCCGTCACATCTGA
- a CDS encoding MFS transporter, whose translation MLWQLTQMLWVGGLWLIHLGLQPALGQIGLAPLLIDEVASAFEVLVVGFAAACVIFQALVLVQAEGLASLWRDFRGQVLLMALYACAMFVAVRVGWPDAQRWQVFSYLVLGFSGLVLVMQPVPGWSGRVREAHP comes from the coding sequence ATGCTTTGGCAGCTGACCCAGATGCTTTGGGTCGGCGGTCTATGGCTGATACATCTCGGTTTGCAGCCGGCGCTGGGCCAGATTGGCCTGGCACCGTTGCTGATCGATGAAGTCGCCAGTGCATTTGAAGTGCTGGTGGTAGGTTTTGCCGCAGCATGCGTTATTTTTCAGGCTTTGGTGCTGGTACAGGCCGAGGGCCTTGCCAGTCTATGGCGAGATTTTCGTGGGCAGGTGCTGTTGATGGCTTTGTATGCGTGTGCGATGTTTGTCGCAGTGCGTGTCGGCTGGCCGGATGCGCAGCGCTGGCAGGTGTTCAGTTATCTGGTTCTGGGGTTTTCCGGGCTGGTGCTGGTAATGCAGCCGGTGCCAGGATGGAGTGGCAGGGTGCGCGAAGCACACCCTTGA
- a CDS encoding YhbY family RNA-binding protein, producing the protein MPLTPEQKKQYKSIGHHLKPVLTVADNGLTEGVLAELERALADHELIKIKLNILDRESRLAHIAELCKVGKADLVQVIGKMALIYRKNFSVNKQLSNVHRFK; encoded by the coding sequence ATGCCGCTCACTCCAGAGCAGAAGAAACAGTACAAATCCATTGGCCACCACCTCAAACCAGTTTTGACGGTAGCTGACAACGGTTTGACTGAAGGTGTTTTAGCCGAACTTGAACGCGCTTTGGCGGATCACGAGCTGATCAAAATCAAGCTCAATATCCTCGATCGCGAATCGCGCCTCGCGCACATCGCAGAGCTGTGCAAGGTTGGCAAAGCGGACCTGGTGCAGGTCATCGGCAAGATGGCACTGATTTACCGCAAGAACTTCAGCGTCAACAAGCAACTGTCGAACGTTCATCGCTTCAAGTGA
- the rlmE gene encoding 23S rRNA (uridine(2552)-2'-O)-methyltransferase RlmE encodes MARSKTSLGWLKRHVNDPYVKQAQKDGYRSRASYKLLEIQEKYKLIRPGMSVVDLGAAPGGWSQVTSRLIGGQGRLIASDILEMDSIPDVTFIHGDFTEDEVLGRILEAVGNSQVDLVISDMAPNMSGTPEVDMPKAMFLCELALDLAERILKPGGNFVIKIFQGEGFDVYLKDARKKFDKIQMIKPDSSRGTSREQYMLAWGYRGRSE; translated from the coding sequence ATGGCGCGTTCCAAGACAAGCCTTGGTTGGCTGAAAAGACATGTCAACGATCCTTATGTGAAACAAGCGCAGAAGGATGGCTACCGCTCGCGTGCGAGTTACAAACTTCTGGAAATCCAGGAGAAATACAAGCTGATCCGCCCTGGCATGAGCGTTGTCGATCTAGGTGCAGCGCCCGGGGGCTGGTCGCAGGTCACCAGCCGCCTGATCGGCGGTCAGGGCCGTTTGATCGCATCGGACATTCTGGAAATGGACAGTATTCCTGACGTGACCTTCATTCACGGAGACTTCACCGAGGACGAAGTGCTCGGGCGAATCCTTGAGGCTGTGGGTAATTCGCAGGTGGACCTTGTGATTTCCGATATGGCCCCCAATATGAGTGGTACGCCTGAAGTGGATATGCCGAAGGCCATGTTCCTGTGCGAGCTGGCACTTGATCTGGCGGAGCGGATCCTCAAGCCAGGTGGCAATTTTGTGATCAAGATTTTTCAGGGTGAAGGATTTGATGTTTACCTGAAGGACGCTCGCAAGAAGTTCGACAAGATCCAGATGATCAAGCCGGACTCCTCTCGTGGCACCTCTCGCGAGCAATACATGCTGGCTTGGGGTTATCGCGGGCGTAGTGAGTAA
- the ftsH gene encoding ATP-dependent zinc metalloprotease FtsH — protein MAKNLILWLIIAAVLVTVMNNFSSPNEPQTLNYSDFIQQVKDGKVERVAVDGYVITGKRNDGDSFKTIRPAIQDNGLIGDLVDNHVVVEGKQPEQQSIWTQLLVASFPILVIIAVFMFFMRQMQGGAGGKGGPMSFGKSKARLLSEDQVKTTLADVAGCDEAKEEVGELVEFLRDPGKFQRLGGRIPRGVLMVGPPGTGKTLLAKAIAGEAKVPFFTISGSDFVEMFVGVGASRVRDMFEQAKKHAPCIIFIDEIDAVGRHRGAGMGGGHDEREQTLNQLLVEMDGFEMNDGIIVIAATNRPDVLDPALLRPGRFDRQVVVGLPDIRGREQILKVHMRKVPMGDDVAPAVIARGTPGFSGADLANLVNEASLFAARSGKRIVEMKEFELAKDKIMMGAERKSMVMSEKEKQNTAYHEAGHAIVGRVVPEHDPVYKVSIIPRGRALGVTMFLPEEDRYSLSKRALISQICSLYGGRIAEEMTLGFDGVTTGASNDIMRASQIARNMVTKWGLSEKLGPLMYAEEEGEVFLGRGGGGQAASFSGETAKLIDSEVRSIIDQCYGTAKQILTDNRDKLDAMADALMKYETIDAEQIDDIMAGRTPREPRDWSGGTGTPPPVVRDERPETPIGGPAADV, from the coding sequence ATGGCAAAGAATCTGATCCTGTGGTTGATCATCGCGGCTGTCCTGGTGACGGTGATGAACAACTTCTCCAGCCCTAACGAGCCGCAGACCCTCAACTATTCCGACTTCATCCAGCAGGTCAAGGATGGCAAGGTCGAGCGCGTAGCGGTTGATGGCTATGTAATCACCGGCAAACGCAATGATGGCGACAGCTTCAAGACCATTCGTCCGGCAATCCAGGACAATGGCCTGATCGGCGATCTGGTCGACAACCACGTTGTGGTTGAAGGCAAGCAGCCTGAACAGCAAAGCATCTGGACCCAGCTGCTGGTGGCCAGCTTCCCGATCCTGGTGATCATCGCGGTGTTCATGTTCTTCATGCGCCAGATGCAGGGCGGTGCTGGCGGCAAGGGCGGACCGATGAGCTTCGGCAAGAGCAAGGCGCGCCTGCTCTCCGAAGACCAGGTAAAAACCACATTGGCTGACGTCGCCGGTTGCGACGAAGCCAAGGAAGAAGTCGGTGAGCTGGTTGAATTCCTCCGTGATCCGGGCAAGTTCCAGCGCCTGGGCGGCCGTATTCCTCGCGGTGTGCTGATGGTCGGTCCTCCGGGTACCGGTAAAACCTTGCTGGCCAAGGCGATTGCCGGCGAAGCCAAGGTTCCGTTCTTCACCATCTCCGGTTCCGATTTCGTCGAAATGTTCGTCGGTGTCGGTGCCAGTCGTGTACGTGACATGTTCGAGCAGGCGAAGAAGCACGCGCCTTGCATCATCTTTATCGATGAAATCGACGCCGTCGGTCGCCATCGTGGCGCCGGCATGGGTGGCGGTCACGACGAGCGCGAGCAGACTCTTAACCAGTTGCTGGTTGAGATGGACGGCTTCGAAATGAACGATGGCATCATTGTTATCGCTGCAACCAACCGTCCAGACGTACTCGACCCTGCGCTGCTGCGTCCGGGCCGTTTCGACCGTCAGGTCGTGGTTGGTTTGCCGGATATCCGTGGTCGCGAACAAATCCTCAAAGTACACATGCGCAAAGTGCCAATGGGTGACGACGTCGCTCCGGCCGTTATCGCGCGTGGTACTCCGGGCTTCTCGGGTGCTGACCTGGCTAACCTGGTCAACGAAGCGTCTTTGTTCGCTGCACGTAGTGGCAAGCGCATCGTCGAAATGAAAGAGTTCGAACTGGCCAAAGACAAGATCATGATGGGCGCCGAGCGCAAGTCGATGGTCATGTCCGAAAAAGAGAAGCAGAACACCGCTTATCACGAAGCTGGCCACGCCATCGTGGGTCGCGTCGTGCCTGAGCATGATCCGGTGTACAAGGTGTCGATCATTCCGCGCGGCCGTGCGCTGGGTGTGACCATGTTCCTGCCGGAAGAAGATCGCTACAGCCTGTCCAAGCGCGCATTGATCAGTCAGATCTGCTCGCTGTACGGCGGCCGTATTGCAGAAGAAATGACTCTGGGCTTCGACGGTGTAACTACAGGCGCCTCTAACGACATCATGCGTGCCAGCCAGATCGCACGGAACATGGTGACCAAGTGGGGTCTGTCGGAAAAGCTCGGTCCGTTGATGTACGCCGAAGAAGAGGGTGAAGTATTCCTCGGTCGCGGTGGTGGCGGTCAGGCTGCCAGCTTCTCCGGCGAGACAGCCAAGCTGATCGACTCCGAAGTGCGCAGCATCATTGACCAGTGCTATGGCACGGCCAAGCAGATCCTCACGGACAACCGTGACAAGCTCGATGCCATGGCTGATGCACTGATGAAGTACGAAACGATCGATGCTGAACAGATCGACGACATCATGGCTGGTCGTACACCTCGCGAGCCTCGTGACTGGTCAGGTGGCACCGGTACGCCGCCACCTGTGGTTCGAGACGAGCGTCCGGAAACACCGATTGGCGGCCCGGCTGCTGACGTTTAA
- the folP gene encoding dihydropteroate synthase — MTSVQSLTRLPCGNRVLDLAQTHVMGILNVTPDSFSDGGQYSQLDAALRHAEAMVAAGATLIDVGGESTRPGARAVSPLEELERVAPVVELINRELDVIISVDTSTPAVMRETARLGAGLINDVRSLQRDGALDAAAATGLPVCLMHMLGEPGDMQDNPQYRDVTREVGEFLAERMAQCAAAGIPAERIILDPGFGFAKTLQHNLSLFKHMEALHALGRPLLVGVSRKSMIGQALNRPVGERLHGGLALAALASVKGARILRVHDVAETVDVVRMIAAVESAE, encoded by the coding sequence ATGACTTCTGTACAGTCCCTGACCCGGTTGCCTTGCGGCAACCGGGTTCTTGATTTGGCCCAGACGCATGTCATGGGTATCCTCAATGTCACCCCTGATTCTTTCTCCGACGGCGGCCAATACAGTCAGCTGGATGCGGCGTTGCGTCACGCCGAAGCCATGGTTGCAGCCGGTGCGACGCTGATTGATGTCGGTGGCGAATCCACGCGTCCTGGCGCGCGAGCAGTCTCTCCGCTTGAAGAGCTTGAGCGCGTCGCACCGGTCGTCGAGCTGATCAATCGCGAGCTTGATGTGATCATTTCGGTGGATACGTCTACACCTGCCGTCATGCGCGAAACTGCGCGGTTGGGTGCCGGGTTGATCAACGACGTGCGCTCGCTACAGCGCGATGGTGCGCTGGATGCAGCGGCGGCTACCGGTTTGCCGGTGTGTCTCATGCATATGCTCGGTGAGCCCGGGGATATGCAGGACAATCCGCAGTATCGGGATGTCACGCGCGAAGTCGGCGAGTTTCTCGCTGAGCGTATGGCGCAATGTGCGGCGGCAGGTATTCCTGCCGAGCGGATCATTCTCGATCCGGGTTTCGGTTTCGCCAAAACCCTGCAGCACAATCTAAGCTTGTTCAAGCACATGGAAGCCCTGCATGCATTGGGCAGGCCCTTGCTTGTCGGAGTTTCTCGAAAGAGCATGATCGGACAGGCTTTGAATCGTCCTGTCGGCGAGCGGCTGCATGGTGGCCTGGCGCTGGCGGCACTGGCGTCGGTAAAAGGTGCGCGCATATTGCGTGTCCATGATGTTGCAGAAACGGTAGACGTGGTGCGGATGATCGCGGCCGTGGAATCAGCCGAATAA
- the glmM gene encoding phosphoglucosamine mutase yields the protein MSKKYFGTDGIRGRVGEYPITPDFMLKLGWAAGMAFRKMGACKVLVGKDTRISGYMFESALEAGLTSAGADVMLLGPMPTPAIAYLSRTFQAEAGIVISASHNPHDDNGIKFFSGKGTKLPDELELMIEELLDTPMTVVESSKIGKVSRINDASGRYIEFCKSSVPTGTSFSGLKIVIDCAHGATYKVAPSVFRELGAEVVVLSAQPNGLNINENCGSTHMGQLQAAVLAEHADLGIAFDGDGDRVLMVDHTGAIVDGDELLFIIARDLHERGKLQGGVVGTLMSNLGLELALADLSIPFIRANVGDRYVIAELLERNWLVGGENSGHIVCFNHTTTGDAIIAALQVLMALKTRNEGLAQTRQALRKCPQVLINVRFGGGESPLEHPAVKEASARVTQAMAGRGRVLLRKSGTEPLVRVMVEGEDETQVRNYAEELAKLVTEVSA from the coding sequence ATGAGCAAGAAATACTTTGGTACTGACGGCATTCGTGGTCGAGTCGGTGAATACCCGATTACTCCTGACTTCATGCTCAAGCTCGGCTGGGCGGCCGGCATGGCCTTTCGCAAGATGGGTGCCTGTAAGGTACTTGTCGGCAAGGACACGCGGATTTCCGGTTATATGTTCGAATCGGCACTTGAGGCTGGTCTGACATCGGCGGGAGCCGATGTCATGCTGCTGGGTCCTATGCCAACGCCGGCTATCGCTTATCTGTCACGCACGTTCCAGGCTGAGGCCGGTATCGTGATCAGTGCTTCGCACAACCCGCATGACGATAACGGCATCAAATTCTTCTCCGGTAAGGGCACAAAGCTGCCGGATGAGCTGGAGTTGATGATCGAAGAGTTGCTCGATACCCCCATGACGGTGGTTGAATCGAGCAAGATCGGCAAAGTGTCGCGAATCAATGATGCGTCAGGTCGCTACATTGAGTTCTGCAAGAGCAGTGTGCCAACCGGCACCAGTTTTTCCGGCCTTAAAATCGTCATCGACTGTGCGCATGGCGCGACCTATAAAGTTGCTCCGAGTGTCTTCCGGGAACTGGGTGCAGAAGTCGTCGTATTGTCGGCCCAGCCCAATGGTCTGAACATCAACGAGAATTGCGGCTCGACTCATATGGGGCAGTTGCAGGCGGCGGTGCTTGCAGAGCACGCCGATCTGGGTATCGCTTTTGATGGCGACGGCGATCGGGTGTTGATGGTCGATCACACTGGCGCCATCGTTGATGGCGATGAATTGTTGTTCATCATCGCCCGTGATCTGCACGAGCGTGGCAAATTGCAGGGCGGTGTCGTCGGCACCCTGATGAGTAATCTGGGGTTGGAACTCGCGCTGGCGGATCTTTCGATTCCGTTCATTCGCGCCAATGTCGGCGACCGCTACGTGATCGCCGAACTGCTTGAGCGCAATTGGCTGGTCGGTGGCGAGAATTCGGGACATATCGTTTGCTTCAATCACACAACCACCGGTGATGCGATCATCGCGGCTTTGCAAGTGCTGATGGCGCTTAAGACCCGTAATGAAGGACTTGCGCAAACACGCCAGGCTTTGCGCAAGTGTCCTCAGGTGCTGATCAATGTACGTTTCGGTGGTGGCGAGAGTCCGCTGGAGCACCCGGCTGTCAAGGAAGCAAGTGCACGTGTAACCCAGGCAATGGCCGGGCGTGGTCGCGTGCTTTTGCGCAAGTCCGGGACAGAGCCGTTGGTGCGCGTCATGGTCGAAGGTGAGGACGAAACTCAGGTTCGCAACTATGCCGAAGAGCTGGCAAAACTGGTAACTGAAGTTTCTGCCTGA